In Heyndrickxia vini, the sequence GCGTGGTCATAATGTTGTCTTATTTATTTTGTTGGCAATGTCAACTATCCGAGTACGATTCAATTCATCTAAAAACTTCTCCTCGGCTGATTCTATCGCTTTCTGAATTAAACAATCTGGATTATGATTTGAGCAATAATCAAAAATAGGTGTCAAACCTTCAATCGCCTTTACCACATCAAGGAATGAAAATTCTACCCACCCTGCCTTTAATTTATAACCACCATTTGCACCTGAAACAGATTCAATCATACCTGACTTTACTAACTTGGTTAGAATTTTTGATAAATATGTCGTTGAAACTTGTTGATGTTCAGCTAATTTTGCCACACCAATATGTTCATTTTGGGGATTAACAGCTAATAATAACATGGTATGAAGTGCATAATTCGTTGCTTTCGTTAACTTCATATTAAGACTCCTATTGTAGATTTAACATATCTATAATATCTTTTTGGAAATTTCTTGTCAAATCCTAAAAAATCATCTTATTGAGGCAAAATGTTAAGTAAAATTCATGAATTAATTTAGATACCACATCCTTTTACGTTATAATTAAGGAAGTATAAAAAACCGAGACTTAAAGGAGATATTGTCTGTGTTCCTAAGAGAACTAAATCAAAAAGAGAAGGAAGCGTTTCTTGAACTCGCTTATCTCATAGCAAAAATTGATAAAAATCAATCTATATTCGAAAATTCAATTCTAATTAAGTTCAAAACAGAGATGGGAATTGATAAATATTCAATAAAAGGATCTGACATAGAAGATATACTTGAAGTATTTGAGAATGATCGGACTAAAAATATCGTCTTAGTTGAAATCCTTAGACTAATCTTCTCAGATGGAGTTTTTCACGATTTTGAGAGAGAATCTATTCAACTAATAAAAAAACATTTTGGTTTCGATAAAGATGATTACCAAAGTTTACGGGATTGGGTTATAAAAATAAAAGAATTAGAACAATAAGTAACAACTAAAATTATATGTTAAAACTTTTACTGTATTTAGAAAAGACTTTTAAATTGACTCCAATAAATATAGAGTGTATACTCGTAATCGTTGTACGCATAAATTGGAGATTGATCCCCACAACTTGTTTTGTGGGGATTTTTGTTTTGATTACTTTTATACATTTCAAGGGTTATAGAATTAGATAAAAAAACTTATATTGAAACTTCTTTTTAATTTCTATATATTACTAATATATACTTGGTTCAAGGAGGGACTAAAGATCACTTTACTACCTTTGTATTTATTACACGTAACTGCCGATCCCCACGTAGAAAATGATTTTCAATTATGGCTCGTCCTTTTCTGCAATCTTCTAATGGTTATCACCGGTTTCATTTTTATGTATAAACTGTTTAAACTTAAAAATGTAAAAAAAACGGCAATTACATTTGGGATCATCTTACTTATTAATTATTTTCTTATACTTATTTTCGGAAGTTTCTTTGATTTACTTGGTTAACGAAGGGAGATGTTGATGAATTTGAAATTTTACCGACTTTGGGTTTTAGCATTTTTACTTAAATTTATTGGTTCTGCTTGGGATGCGTCCTATCATTTCCGATATTTATTTGAAAAGTACTCCATTCCTCATTTAGTTAATTTTGCCGGCTTTGCATTAGGGGCATTCCTTTTATTTAATGAGTGGCGGCGTTTAAACTATATGGATCGTTTTTCTAGAAATTTAACGACAATTGGCTATGTACTGTTTTTAATTGGAATTCCTTTAGATTTTAGTTATCATATCGCATATGGAATTGATTTGACAACATGGAGTCCAACACATTTTGTCTATTATATTGCGACTGGAATTATGATTATTGCTGTTTGGCGCGGGTATTCGGTTTATACAAAAGGTCAAGTGCCTCTATGGAAATCAATGCATACTTGGTTTGCCATGTTTTTATTAGAATGTCTTGTATTCCCAAATATGCAGCAAGAAAATGGTTCTATCTCATATGATCAATATATCCATGGTAAATCAATCGCATCTAAAGAAATTTTAGCGATTTTATCTGACCCAGCATCGCAAATTTTTGGCGGAATCCCACCTTGGTTATATCCTTGTTATTCCGTATTAACGGTTTCATTATTTACTGTTTTAATCATTCGAATTTTCCGAAGTTACTCTATACCATTAGCGGCTACTGCGTTATATATTGGTTTAAGATTTATAGGAAAATTGATTTTCTTTGCAGTTGGATACCCAACATCATATGTTCCAATTACACTATTATTTATTCCTATATTCTATCTTTTAATAAAAAAATATTCTTGGCTCGCCGGTTTATTGGGCAGCTTCGTCTATTTTATTACGCTGTACGGAATTCATACATCTGGACTACTCATTACTCCACCTTTGGAGATTTCGTTACTCATACCTGTTCTACTGATAGGAATGATCGTCCCTATTATCATTCCCGCGCGGAAAAAGCGGATTGAAGAGGTGTAGTTTTCCAAATATAAATTCTTTGTACTACAAAGGCAATGTCCGTGGACATTGCCTTTTATATTGCAGTTTATATAAGTTATCAATTTATTAATCTCTATCTAACAATTCAGCACCAGCAATGCCAGGATGTGTCATTTCATACGGATCTAGTATTAAATTTAACTCTTCTTCTGTTAATACATCATATTTCAAACAGAGTTCCCGGATCGGTTCTCCGTTTACGATTGCCTCTCGTGCAATTCTTGCAGCTACTTCATACCCAATATGAGGATTAACCGCAGTAATGAGACCGGCACTCTTCTCTACATAATCTTTCAATCTCTTTTCATTTGCTTTTATTCCTTTTAAGCAATTATCTGTAAAAGTACGGAAAGCATTACGCATAATACTGATAGATTGTAGGAGATTATATACGAGAACAGGTTCCATCACATTTAACTCAAGCTGACCCGCTTCAGATGCAAGGCAAATAGTATGATCATTGCCAATGACTTGGAATGCTACCTGGTTAATTACTTCTGCCATCACGGGATTTACTTTACCAGGCATGATAGATGAACCTGGTTGTCTAGCAGGCAGCATGATTTCACCCAAGCCCGCTCTAGGACCTGAAGCCATTAAACGTAGATCATTGGCAATTTTTGACATATTCATCATACAAACCTTCAATGCCGCTGATACTTCTGTATATGCATCCGTATTTTGTGTTGCATCTACAAGATGTTCGGCACCAATTAAAGGGAGACCGCTGATTTGGGCAAGATGTTTTACTACGGATTCGATATATCGTGGATCAGCATTTAAGCCGGTACCGACTGCTGTTGCTCCCATGTTCAATTCATATAAATGCTGGCGTGATTGTTTTATCCGTTTGATGTCACGTCCGATTACGCGACTATACGCTTCAAATTCCTGACCAAGTCGAATTGGTACAGCATCCTGTAGATGGGTGCGCCCCATTTTAATGATAGGATTAAATTCTTGAGCCTTTTCCTGAAAAACCGCTTTCATTTCCTCCATGGAAACTAGTAAAGTTTCTAAAAGATTTAAAACCGCAATATGAATCGCGGAAGGAAATGCATCGTTCGTCGATTGTGACATATTGACATGGGTGTTCGGACTACAATGGAAATAATCCCCTTTTTCTTCGCCCATCAATTCGATAGCTCGGTTAGCAAGAACTTCATTCACATTCATATTTATTGATGTTCCTGCTCCCCCTTGAATAGGGTCAACGATTATTTGGTCATGCCATTTTCCTTCAATTAATTCATCTGCTGCCTTGACGATTGCTTCTCCAATTCCGGAATAGAGACGTTTGACATCCATATTCGCAAGTGCAGCTGCCTTTTTTACCATAGCCATACCCTTTATTAATTCCTCATGTATCCGATAACCTGTGATTTGAAAATTCTCCACAGCGCGAAGTGTTTGGATCCCATAATAAGCTTCAGCGGGAACTTCTTTTGTTCCTAAAAAATCCTTTTCAGTACGCATTTTGCTTTGTGTAATTGTCATATTATTCGCTCTCCTATTTAGGTCATTAGTACTTCTTCTGTCAACTTCCTATTATAAGTGCAAATATAAGAAAGTTAAAGAGAAATACAGATTAAACTTTTTAGTTATTTGAAAAATCTGTATGAAGTTTTACCTTTTCACCTTTCCCGCCATGTTCCACATATTTAAAAAGGACAATGAATACATATTATAAAAGTATAGACAAATGGAGAGATATGTAATGTATGGAAAACCGGGTCGAACCGTTTGGAAACTAGATCAAGCCGATCAACTTCCACCAGTTCCGGCAGATTTCAAAAATTTAAATCAAGAAATTGTCGATCACTATTATCGACTTGGAAAATCTTATCGGATGCATACAAAGTTATTTATATAAAAACTAACTGTGGAAAGGGAAAAGTGATTCCCTTTCTTTTTCTTTTTTACAATATGTTATAATAAATATGATCATAAATTCTAGGAGGATCAAAAATGAACCCACAACCATTATTGATTACAAATCATAACAAAACAATTGAACTTACTGTAAAACAAATGGCCATGTATTTACGAAGCAACATTATTGAAGCGACGGATGATCAACAGAACAATTATTATCTTTTCTTTTACAAAGAACAATTTCTTACATATGTTAAACCCACTAAGTTAAAACGCCAGACACATATAGAAAAAGCTTTTACAAAAGGTATTATACTCCCGTCTACACACCCGCTCATTTACTCCATTCTCTCACCAAACCATTCATATAAAAAAAGAACGTTTCACCAATTAATTAAAAAGGCGGAAAGTCTTTATAATCCTCAAGTAGTCGCACATATTGCAACATTTTTTGAATCCTTTGTATCAAAAAAAACCATTTTCTCTCTCATCCAATCTATCTTTTATGATTACCGACGAAACGGACAGATGTTCTCAAGCTATCGAATTCTCCGCCTATTAATGGATTTTGCTCCAAACCATAGTTGGGTAAAAGGATTATCAAGCGACTTAAATTTCATCAAATATGGAAAATTATACGATCAATTATCAGATGAATTAATAACTAAAGATCCTTTATATTTAGAAAAGGTATTGTATACAAAAAATGCAAATAATCAACTTATACAATTACTCCATAGCCAATCAAGATGGTTGGATGAAATTGCTTTATACATTCAACACATCAGTCCCGGGAACTATTCATCACTAAAACAATTGTTGAACAATCATTTTTCAGACAAAGAAATAGTTGACGTATTAGAACATTTATCTGGAAAAGCAAGTGATGTTTCAGAAATAAATAGTGATTTACTCGAAAACTATTTACAGCGCCAAAATGCAGAAAAAATAATAAACATATTATTCACTCATCAACTTACCCTCAATCCCAAACAAACTCAGAAGTTTGAAAACTTATTAGAAAATGTAGATTTAAAACTGGAACACTTTCCAAAGGAAAAAGTTCTTTCTTTCCTAGTACCTCTTTTTAAAATTAAGCCTGAAATAGCTATTAGGCTTCTCCATAAATACATTGCCTTACAACTAAAGGAACATGATATTGATTCTGTCATGAATTGTCTCATCCCATTGAAAAATACCATACATGCACATCCGATTCTCGAAAAACTACAACGAATCCAAAAGCTTGCTAATGACCCCGATCAACAACTATTATTGGGAGAATTGTATTATGAATTTCAACAATTTGATCAAGCAATCGATTGTTTTAGCTGGGAGATGGAGTTAAAATCCATTGACCCCAAACCAGTAAAATGGCTTTCAAAAATATATAATGAGATGGGAATGGAACAAGAGCATCAGGCATATCGCCAGCTCTATATCGATATGCAAAAAAGAGCATAATTATATAATGTATAGGAATCGAAAGACAGTAAACAGGTGTTGTTTAAACAGATACACCTGTTTTTTATTTTCATCTGTAGAAGTAATGATTATGAACCTTTGTTAGCGATATCATTACAAGTCATTTTTTTTGCTATAATAGTCACATAAATTTCTTTTCGCAACGAAACAAACGAAAAATTACAATCAAAAAGGATTGATATGTGATGGAATCAAAAAAAGTTTTACCTATATTATTTTTAATTATGTTTCTAGTCATGGTTGGATTCGGTATTATTATCCCTGTTATTCCGTTCTATGCTGAAAAAGTTGGGGCGAATCCGACTGAATTAGGTTTGTTGATGGGAGTATATTCACTAATGCAACTAATCTCTGCTCCAATATGGGGGAAAATTTCGGATCGTATTGGCAGGAAACCCGTTATGATGATCGGAATATTCGGATTAGCCGTTTCTTTTTTCCTCATGGCATTATCTAGTCAGCTTTGGATGTTGTTTGTCGCAAGAATTATTGGTGGGTTATTATCATCGGCAAATATGCCAACGACGATGGCATATGTAGCTGATATAACATCTGAAGAAGACCGTGGTAAAGGAATGGGAATCATCGGAGCGGCAACAGGTTTGGGATTTATTTTCGGTCCGGCAATTGGAGGATTATTCTCGAAATCCAGCTTGCAAACGCCTTTTTTTATTGCGGGAACATCCTCCCTTCTTACTTTACTGCTCGTACTATTTATTTTAAAAGAATCACTTCCGAAAGAAAAAAGAGGATATCACGCTGAGAGAAAAGTCTCCATGTGGGAGTCATTTAAAGGATCGCTGTCTATTATTTTTATTCTGCAATGGTTTATTTCACTATCTTTATCTGGTCTGGAGGCAAGCTTTGCTTATTTCGCCGCTAAAATGGCTGGATTAGATACGATTGATTTAGGCTATATTTTCATGATTATGGGGTTAGGCAGTGCAGTTGTTCAAGGGGGGTTAGTCGGAAGACTGACCAAAAAATACGGCGAGGGAATTGTTATTAAAGGCGGAATCATCGTTTCCGCAATTGGTTTCTGTCTAATCTTGCTAGTAAATAATTTTGTTACGGCTGCCATATTTCTTACTATATTCGGATTAGGAAACGGTGTGATTCGTCCATGTATCTCTGCATTACTTACAAAAAAATCCACAGCTGGACATGGAAGTGCAACAGGATTACTTTCTTCCTTCGATTCCTTCGGAAGAATTATTGGTCCACCATTAGGTGGTTGGTTGTTCTCAGTTTATGCTGGTCTTCCATATATTTCTGGAGCGGTATTGTCAATTTTTGCTCTGATCCTTTACCAAATATATCAAGCCAAGGAAAAACAACAAAATATTGCTTAAATAAGTTATTTAATAACTGTAAAGAAGGCCATGGAATAAGCATAGTTATTCCATGGCCTTCTTTTTACGTCAAAATTAAACTCTCCATCATCATCAATTAATCATTATACAAATTGAAAATGGCCGCCAAACATTTCTTTTTCTAACACGATATTACTATTTGAAATTCTTAATAGGCATGGACCTTCCCCTTTTGTCTCAATGACACGTGCAATTTCTCCATCTGCATAAGGTGAGGCAAACACTAAATTACAACCTTCAACTTGTAATTGGGTGCAATTTGCTTTTAATTTTTTATCCTTATATGTATCCTTTTTAGGTAAATGGAATAATTCACTCCATTTTTCAGCAACATTTTCATGATCTTCAACTGCAAATACGAGCTCCTTCAAAGGCAGAAGATTATTATTTACCCCAACCGAGTTTTTCCTTGTTACGTCATTTTCCTGCCACTGTATAATAAATGGAAATGGAAAAGATAATGGATTTTCACGAATAAATAGCATTTCCCATTGGATGAGTGTTCCATCTTCCTTTTTTCTATCTGCTTTAATAGGTCCTACAGTCTCAATCCCTTTTTTACGGAATGAATCTGCAAATGCACGTATATCATTGGTTCGAAAAGCAATTCTCGAAAACCCTTCCTTTTCCGGTAATAAGGTGGCAGTTTGAACGACTAAATCATTCTCATTTACTTTTTCAGCTTTTACTCTATCAAATATCCCTAAAAATTCTATATAGCTTAAATCAAAATAACAGAGTGCATTATACGTTCCCCAATTCTCGTGTTTTCCACCAGGAATTGCTTTCAACCCAATTGTTGCAAAGTCCTCAATTGCCTCTTCTGGTCGATTAACTATATGCACTAAATGATCAAATGAAAGTTTCAATAAAAACCCTCCACAATAATAAATAAGTATTAATAATTAAATTCTACAATTCTCGTGAAATTCCCCTTAAAAAAATTAATATTTTCTATAAAGTTTTTTGTTTACATAATATTATTATTGACTAATATATCGTAAATTCGTAAAGATTCTAAGTGAAATCATATGTTATGATAATTATAGTAATCGAATGATCGATTGATGCGTGGTTTTTAAGGTTGGTGAAAATGTGCAAAAGAAAAAAGATAAGATTTATGAAGTTGATTTATATAAGCCGATACATAAACATTTTACAAACCAAGGATATGAAGTGAAAAGTGAAGTAAATGATTGTGATGTTACAGCTGTAAAAGGTGATGAACTTATTATCATAGAATTAAAGGTACGATTAAATGTTGATTTACTTATCCAGGCAACGAAAAGACAGAAACTTGCTGATCAAGTTTATATTGCTATTCCAAAACCGAGTTACAGCTTATTTTCAAAGAAATGGAAAGATATATGCCATCTAATAAAAAGACTAGAACTAGGTCTAATCTTGGTCACATTTCTAAAATCAACGACAAAAATGGATATCGTTCTCTCTCCTGCCCCTTTTGATCGAAAAAAGAGCATGCAACAAAATAAGAAAAAAAGAAAAAAACTCCTTTCAGAAATTGAAGGAAGACATGGGGATCATAATATAGGCGGTAGTAATCAAGCAAAGATTATGACTGCATATAAGGAAACAAGTATTCATATCGCCTATCTTATTGAACAATTTGGCCCGCTTTCACCTAAAGCATTGCGTCAAATGGGAACAGGAGAAAAAACACAATCCATTCTTTTTAATAATTACTATGGATGGTTTGAACGAATTCAAAAAGGGATATATGGGATAACTGAAAAAGGAAAAATTGACATTCAAGCCTTTCCACAGATCATTGAATATTTTAGTAAAGAGGCTGTTCAACCCCAAAATTCAAAAACTGAAATTGAGTAATGTGATCTTAACTATGTCTTAAGCAAGCACAACAATTTCTATTTGTTATGCTTGCTTAAGTTCTGATATCCTAATGATCCAATTTCTTAAAATTTATCCTTCGAAATAAAATTCCTTATGTAATGAACATCCGGGATTAAATGCTGCAAAACAAATCGGACAAGAAGAGTTACAAGCGAAATATTCATTTATGGTTAATTCGTTCCCACATCCCCCGCAAAGGATCGCCTTTTGATTAAATAATTCTTTTGGCCATACTTTTGGATTGCCACATCCATGTTCTTCGTGACATTCGAAACAAGGATAATACATATTACAGCAATAAAATTTTATTGCAATCCGATCAATTTCCTTATGATAATGTGTGCAACGGGTTTCGGAATCTATAACATTTCCTTTAATTCTATGACCATGAATAAGCACTTGCAAACTTCACCCTTTACCAATTACTATTGCATATCTAGTGACATTTAAAACATACTTAACGAATATTTTTCAGACAGTAGTTTCAAAAGCTTCATTCCTGCTATGCTATTACCTTTCTCATCAAGTGCTGGTCCATAAATACCAATGCCAAATCTTCCTGGTACCGCACCTAATATACCTCCAGATACACCACTTTTTGCCGGTATGCCTACCTTGATTGCAAATTCACCAGAAGCATTATACATCCCACATGTGACCATAAACGTCTTACAAATCCTTGCAACTGAGCGAGGAATTAGCTGTTTTTCAGTATACGGATCTTTTCCATCCATTGCTAACACACAGCCAATGCGTGACAAGTCCAAACAATTCAATTCAATTGCACACTGTCTCGTATATAAATCAATTAACTGTTCCACATCTTCATCAATAACTCCAT encodes:
- a CDS encoding CHY zinc finger protein; its protein translation is MLIHGHRIKGNVIDSETRCTHYHKEIDRIAIKFYCCNMYYPCFECHEEHGCGNPKVWPKELFNQKAILCGGCGNELTINEYFACNSSCPICFAAFNPGCSLHKEFYFEG
- a CDS encoding VOC family protein, with the protein product MKLSFDHLVHIVNRPEEAIEDFATIGLKAIPGGKHENWGTYNALCYFDLSYIEFLGIFDRVKAEKVNENDLVVQTATLLPEKEGFSRIAFRTNDIRAFADSFRKKGIETVGPIKADRKKEDGTLIQWEMLFIRENPLSFPFPFIIQWQENDVTRKNSVGVNNNLLPLKELVFAVEDHENVAEKWSELFHLPKKDTYKDKKLKANCTQLQVEGCNLVFASPYADGEIARVIETKGEGPCLLRISNSNIVLEKEMFGGHFQFV
- a CDS encoding DUF2161 domain-containing phosphodiesterase, with the translated sequence MQKKKDKIYEVDLYKPIHKHFTNQGYEVKSEVNDCDVTAVKGDELIIIELKVRLNVDLLIQATKRQKLADQVYIAIPKPSYSLFSKKWKDICHLIKRLELGLILVTFLKSTTKMDIVLSPAPFDRKKSMQQNKKKRKKLLSEIEGRHGDHNIGGSNQAKIMTAYKETSIHIAYLIEQFGPLSPKALRQMGTGEKTQSILFNNYYGWFERIQKGIYGITEKGKIDIQAFPQIIEYFSKEAVQPQNSKTEIE
- the aspA gene encoding aspartate ammonia-lyase, which produces MTITQSKMRTEKDFLGTKEVPAEAYYGIQTLRAVENFQITGYRIHEELIKGMAMVKKAAALANMDVKRLYSGIGEAIVKAADELIEGKWHDQIIVDPIQGGAGTSINMNVNEVLANRAIELMGEEKGDYFHCSPNTHVNMSQSTNDAFPSAIHIAVLNLLETLLVSMEEMKAVFQEKAQEFNPIIKMGRTHLQDAVPIRLGQEFEAYSRVIGRDIKRIKQSRQHLYELNMGATAVGTGLNADPRYIESVVKHLAQISGLPLIGAEHLVDATQNTDAYTEVSAALKVCMMNMSKIANDLRLMASGPRAGLGEIMLPARQPGSSIMPGKVNPVMAEVINQVAFQVIGNDHTICLASEAGQLELNVMEPVLVYNLLQSISIMRNAFRTFTDNCLKGIKANEKRLKDYVEKSAGLITAVNPHIGYEVAARIAREAIVNGEPIRELCLKYDVLTEEELNLILDPYEMTHPGIAGAELLDRD
- a CDS encoding Rrf2 family transcriptional regulator, coding for MKLTKATNYALHTMLLLAVNPQNEHIGVAKLAEHQQVSTTYLSKILTKLVKSGMIESVSGANGGYKLKAGWVEFSFLDVVKAIEGLTPIFDYCSNHNPDCLIQKAIESAEEKFLDELNRTRIVDIANKINKTTL
- a CDS encoding MFS transporter translates to MESKKVLPILFLIMFLVMVGFGIIIPVIPFYAEKVGANPTELGLLMGVYSLMQLISAPIWGKISDRIGRKPVMMIGIFGLAVSFFLMALSSQLWMLFVARIIGGLLSSANMPTTMAYVADITSEEDRGKGMGIIGAATGLGFIFGPAIGGLFSKSSLQTPFFIAGTSSLLTLLLVLFILKESLPKEKRGYHAERKVSMWESFKGSLSIIFILQWFISLSLSGLEASFAYFAAKMAGLDTIDLGYIFMIMGLGSAVVQGGLVGRLTKKYGEGIVIKGGIIVSAIGFCLILLVNNFVTAAIFLTIFGLGNGVIRPCISALLTKKSTAGHGSATGLLSSFDSFGRIIGPPLGGWLFSVYAGLPYISGAVLSIFALILYQIYQAKEKQQNIA